A single genomic interval of Sinorhizobium garamanticum harbors:
- the trmB gene encoding tRNA (guanine(46)-N(7))-methyltransferase TrmB encodes MTEPRRARATEAFFGRRKGKPLRERQAGHLAHLLPALRLDLAEPAPADLTTLFPQPVKRIRLEIGFGGGEHLVHRAAEDPATGFIGVEPFVNSMAKLLGQIEAREIANIRLYDDDATQVLDWLPEASVDQIDLLYPDPWPKRKHWKRRFVSKVNLDRFARILKPGGLFCFASDIDTYVNWTLLHCRDHAAFEWTAEKSADWLTPFTGWPSTRYEAKARREGRSSAYLTFRRV; translated from the coding sequence ATGACCGAACCGCGCCGCGCCAGAGCCACGGAGGCCTTCTTTGGCCGCCGCAAGGGCAAGCCCTTGCGCGAGCGCCAGGCTGGCCATCTTGCGCATCTGCTGCCCGCGCTCCGGCTCGATCTCGCTGAGCCGGCGCCAGCTGACCTGACGACGCTCTTCCCGCAGCCGGTGAAGCGCATTCGCCTGGAAATCGGGTTTGGTGGCGGGGAGCATCTCGTTCACCGCGCCGCGGAGGATCCCGCAACCGGCTTCATCGGCGTCGAGCCCTTCGTCAACTCGATGGCGAAGTTGCTCGGACAGATCGAGGCGCGAGAGATCGCCAATATCCGGCTCTATGACGACGACGCGACGCAGGTGCTGGACTGGCTGCCGGAGGCTTCCGTCGACCAGATCGACCTGCTCTATCCCGATCCCTGGCCGAAGCGGAAGCACTGGAAGCGGCGCTTCGTTTCCAAGGTCAACCTGGATCGGTTTGCGCGCATCCTGAAGCCCGGCGGCCTCTTCTGCTTCGCCTCGGACATCGACACCTATGTCAATTGGACGCTGCTTCACTGCCGCGATCACGCGGCCTTCGAGTGGACGGCGGAAAAATCAGCCGACTGGCTTACGCCTTTCACGGGTTGGCCGAGCACGCGCTACGAGGCCAAGGCGCGCCGGGAAGGGCGGAGCTCCGCCTATCTCACCTTCCGGCGCGTTTAG
- a CDS encoding DUF1150 family protein, translating to MGLKAINTSLSKNDLAHLGEGEVGYIRKMRSEEVSRCFPEAPEMGPGIDLWALFGADGTPILLTDNRSSTFFKAAEDDLRTVSLH from the coding sequence ATGGGACTGAAAGCCATCAACACATCGCTGTCGAAGAACGACCTTGCGCATCTCGGCGAGGGCGAAGTCGGCTATATCCGCAAGATGCGTTCGGAGGAGGTCTCCCGCTGTTTCCCGGAAGCTCCCGAGATGGGACCCGGAATCGACCTGTGGGCCCTGTTCGGCGCCGACGGCACACCGATCCTTTTGACCGACAATCGGTCCAGCACCTTCTTCAAGGCAGCCGAGGACGATCTTCGTACCGTCAGCCTGCATTGA
- the lnt gene encoding apolipoprotein N-acyltransferase, which yields MARLAGRIMLLSGVSRVFIAFLAGLLTVLTQPPLGIFAAAFVSFPVLVWLIDGAPGDPEKGRLARLWPALSIGWSFGFGYFLGGLWWLGNALLIEADLFAWALPLAVVGLPAALALFYALAVALARCLWSDGLGRIAALAFGFGVAEWLRGFLFTGFPWNAIGYALMPMPLMMQSASVVNLATINMLAVFVFAAPALIATGKGARAGLAIAVALFAAHLAFGFYRLAQPAPQPLAPELTVRLVQPVVDQAKKLDDRERSSVFEEHLVLTTAPAMDGGKRPDIIVWPETSIPFILTDNPDALARIAEVLEDGQVLIAGAVRVEDAGAGLPRRYYNSIYVIDDRGQIVGAADKVHLVPFGEYLPFEDVLASWGLSAIAASMPGGFSPAQSRALLTLPGGKTAYPLICYEAIFPDEIDGNGPLADFLLNITNDAWFGDTPGPRQHFHQAQLRAVETGTPMIRAANNGISAIVDARGVLVVGLGYNYKGVTDTILPGKMLNVTNTATRGRIFWLTAGILFLVAAFSRVGFNIRKN from the coding sequence CACCCAGCCGCCCCTCGGCATCTTCGCGGCCGCTTTCGTCTCGTTTCCTGTCCTCGTCTGGCTGATCGATGGCGCGCCGGGTGATCCTGAAAAAGGCCGGCTCGCAAGGCTTTGGCCGGCCTTGTCGATCGGCTGGAGCTTCGGCTTCGGCTACTTCCTTGGCGGCCTCTGGTGGCTTGGCAACGCCTTGCTGATCGAGGCGGATCTTTTTGCCTGGGCGCTGCCGCTCGCCGTCGTCGGCCTGCCCGCCGCTCTCGCGCTTTTTTACGCCCTTGCAGTCGCGCTGGCGCGTTGTCTCTGGTCTGACGGCCTGGGCAGGATCGCAGCCCTTGCATTCGGCTTCGGCGTCGCGGAATGGCTCCGCGGGTTTCTGTTCACGGGCTTTCCCTGGAATGCCATCGGCTATGCCTTGATGCCGATGCCTCTGATGATGCAGTCGGCGAGCGTCGTGAACCTTGCAACGATCAACATGCTCGCGGTCTTCGTGTTTGCGGCACCTGCTCTCATAGCCACCGGCAAGGGCGCGCGTGCGGGCCTCGCAATTGCCGTCGCGCTCTTTGCCGCGCATCTGGCTTTCGGCTTCTATCGTCTTGCCCAGCCGGCGCCTCAACCGCTGGCGCCTGAGTTGACGGTGCGCCTGGTTCAGCCGGTGGTCGACCAGGCGAAAAAGCTCGATGACCGCGAACGCTCATCGGTCTTCGAGGAGCATCTCGTTCTCACGACCGCACCGGCGATGGACGGCGGAAAACGTCCGGACATCATTGTTTGGCCGGAAACGTCGATCCCATTCATACTCACCGACAACCCGGACGCGCTGGCCCGCATCGCAGAGGTCTTGGAGGACGGGCAGGTCCTCATTGCCGGTGCCGTGCGCGTCGAAGATGCCGGGGCCGGCCTGCCGCGGCGCTATTACAACTCGATCTATGTTATCGACGATCGCGGCCAGATCGTCGGTGCGGCAGACAAGGTTCACCTTGTCCCCTTCGGCGAATATCTGCCGTTCGAAGACGTTCTTGCCTCCTGGGGGCTAAGCGCTATCGCGGCCTCGATGCCCGGCGGCTTTTCGCCTGCCCAGAGCCGTGCGCTTCTTACCCTGCCGGGCGGCAAGACGGCCTATCCGCTTATCTGCTATGAAGCGATCTTCCCCGACGAGATCGATGGCAACGGCCCTTTGGCCGATTTCCTGCTCAACATCACGAACGACGCCTGGTTCGGCGACACTCCCGGTCCGCGCCAGCATTTTCACCAGGCGCAGTTGCGCGCAGTCGAGACCGGAACGCCGATGATCCGGGCAGCCAACAACGGTATATCAGCAATTGTTGATGCACGTGGTGTTTTAGTGGTAGGATTGGGATACAATTACAAGGGGGTTACAGACACAATTCTGCCGGGAAAAATGCTTAACGTAACCAATACCGCGACGCGCGGTCGAATCTTCTGGTTGACAGCCGGAATACTCTTTTTGGTTGCAGCATTTTCGCGCGTTGGTTTCAATATTAGGAAGAATTGA
- the metK gene encoding methionine adenosyltransferase, with amino-acid sequence MRANYLFTSESVAEGHPDKVCDRISDEIVDLVYREAAKTGVDPWGVRIACETLATTNRVVIAGEVRLPPSLLKKDKNGNEVINPSKFKSAARKAIRDIGYEQDGFHWKTAKIDVLLHFQSAHIAQGVDNASDKQGEEGAGDQGIMFGYACRETAELMPAPLYYSHRILQTLAAARKKGEGEVAKLGPDAKSQVTVRYVDGKPAEVTSIVLSTQHLDESWDSAKVRSVVEPYIREALADLKISDDCSWYINPTGKFVIGGPDGDAGLTGRKIIVDTYGGAAPHGGGAFSGKDTTKVDRSAAYAARYLAKNVVAAGLSDRCTIQLSYAIGVAQPLSIYVDLHGTGKVTEDQVENAIRKTMDLSPSGIRRHLDLNKPIYAKTAAYGHFGRKAGRDGSFSWEKLDLVKPLKEAIELDAAAYSEPRASGRAA; translated from the coding sequence ATGCGCGCAAACTACCTGTTCACGAGTGAATCCGTAGCCGAAGGTCATCCGGACAAAGTGTGTGACCGTATTTCCGACGAGATCGTCGATCTGGTCTACCGCGAAGCGGCGAAGACGGGCGTTGATCCCTGGGGTGTGCGCATTGCCTGTGAGACACTGGCAACGACGAACCGCGTCGTGATCGCCGGCGAAGTCCGCCTGCCTCCGAGCCTCCTGAAGAAGGACAAGAACGGCAACGAAGTCATCAATCCGTCGAAGTTCAAGTCCGCCGCCCGCAAGGCGATCCGCGACATCGGCTATGAGCAGGACGGTTTCCACTGGAAGACGGCGAAGATCGACGTGCTCTTGCACTTCCAGTCGGCTCACATCGCGCAAGGCGTCGACAACGCTTCCGACAAGCAGGGCGAGGAAGGTGCCGGCGACCAGGGCATCATGTTCGGCTATGCCTGCCGCGAGACGGCCGAATTGATGCCGGCGCCGCTTTACTACTCGCACCGTATCCTGCAGACGCTTGCGGCCGCCCGCAAGAAGGGCGAAGGCGAAGTTGCCAAGCTCGGACCTGACGCCAAGAGCCAGGTGACCGTGCGCTATGTCGATGGCAAGCCGGCCGAAGTCACCTCGATCGTGCTTTCGACGCAGCATCTCGATGAGAGCTGGGACTCCGCCAAGGTCCGCTCCGTCGTCGAACCCTATATCCGCGAAGCACTCGCCGATCTGAAGATCTCCGACGATTGCTCCTGGTACATCAACCCGACCGGCAAGTTCGTCATCGGCGGACCCGACGGCGACGCCGGCTTGACCGGTCGCAAAATCATCGTCGACACCTATGGTGGCGCAGCCCCGCATGGCGGCGGCGCATTCTCGGGCAAAGACACGACCAAGGTCGACCGCTCGGCGGCTTACGCCGCGCGCTATCTGGCGAAGAATGTCGTCGCCGCCGGCCTTTCCGACCGCTGCACGATCCAGCTTTCCTATGCGATCGGCGTTGCCCAGCCGCTGTCGATCTATGTGGATCTGCACGGCACCGGCAAGGTCACGGAAGACCAAGTCGAAAATGCCATCCGCAAGACGATGGATCTCTCGCCGTCGGGCATCCGTCGCCACCTCGACCTCAACAAGCCGATCTATGCCAAGACCGCCGCTTACGGCCATTTCGGCCGCAAGGCCGGCCGCGATGGTTCATTCTCCTGGGAGAAGCTCGATCTCGTCAAGCCGCTGAAGGAAGCGATCGAGCTTGACGCGGCTGCCTACTCCGAACCGAGAGCATCCGGCCGCGCTGCCTGA
- a CDS encoding nucleoside hydrolase, whose amino-acid sequence MSNARKIIIDTDPGQDDAAAIMLAFGSPEEIDLLGITTVAGNVPLSLTARNARIICELCNRTDVKVFAGAERPVARPLVTAEHVHGKTGLDGPVLAEPTMPLQEQAAVDFIIETLLAEDAGTVTLCTLGPLTNIALALTKAPEIAPRVRELVMMGGGFFEGGNITPAAEFNIYVDPEAAEIVFRSGIPIVMMPLDVTHRVLTHKARVQKIRAIGSPAAIAMAEMLEFFERFDIEKYGTDGGPLHDPTVIAYLLRPELFTGRDCNVEIETTSALTAGMTVVDWWQVTGREHNAKVMRHIDDEGFFDLLTERLARI is encoded by the coding sequence GTGTCAAACGCGAGAAAGATTATCATCGACACCGATCCTGGGCAGGACGACGCAGCCGCCATCATGCTCGCCTTCGGTAGTCCGGAGGAGATCGACCTCCTTGGCATCACCACTGTCGCCGGTAACGTTCCGCTTTCGCTGACAGCCCGCAACGCACGCATCATTTGCGAGCTTTGCAACAGAACGGATGTGAAGGTCTTCGCGGGGGCGGAGCGGCCGGTCGCGCGCCCGCTGGTCACGGCGGAGCATGTCCATGGCAAGACGGGGCTCGACGGGCCGGTGCTGGCGGAGCCGACGATGCCGCTGCAGGAACAGGCCGCCGTCGATTTCATCATCGAGACGCTCCTCGCCGAGGACGCGGGCACGGTCACGCTCTGCACTCTCGGCCCCTTGACCAACATCGCGCTTGCCCTGACGAAGGCGCCGGAGATCGCACCGCGGGTGCGCGAGTTGGTGATGATGGGCGGCGGGTTTTTCGAGGGCGGCAACATCACGCCGGCGGCGGAATTCAATATTTACGTCGATCCGGAAGCCGCCGAAATCGTTTTCCGCTCCGGCATCCCGATCGTGATGATGCCGCTCGACGTCACGCATCGCGTCCTGACCCACAAGGCCCGCGTCCAGAAGATTCGCGCGATCGGCAGTCCCGCGGCGATCGCGATGGCCGAAATGCTGGAGTTCTTCGAGCGCTTCGACATCGAAAAATATGGCACAGACGGCGGGCCGCTGCATGACCCGACGGTGATCGCCTACCTGCTGCGCCCGGAACTGTTCACCGGGCGCGACTGCAACGTCGAGATCGAGACGACGTCCGCCCTGACGGCCGGCATGACCGTCGTCGACTGGTGGCAGGTCACCGGCCGCGAGCACAATGCCAAGGTGATGCGCCACATCGACGACGAGGGCTTTTTTGATCTCCTGACGGAGCGCCTGGCGCGTATCTGA
- a CDS encoding methyl-accepting chemotaxis protein, which produces MFKFQAKSLATKLIAVTGGTIALVLLASNFVLISQTQDRVETLVFDGAQAEARAIASDIAGSVGELAAAARTMSGVLGRGHAGKSTDRVGAINLLKANLEQHSFAFGSWFAEEPKAYDGRQEDVVNNKELGGNEEGVFTPYWSKDRNGEAQFSTFKADYAAEWYSLAAKSGKGAITQPYLAEGTDVPTTMSSIAYPVMSDGKLIGVSGVDISLASLADDLAKLKPFGTGRVYLLSQSGKWLVSPIPDLLTKDYDGEGADIVKDALSSATSGMIKNLTYDGNEPFDRVVYPFKLPNVNANWVVLVDVPHTAINAPVRDQTYMMILGGLVVLGAVLAGLYFAVRGFVQKPLAGLVSDVQTLSNGDYTRPIAGQDRSDETGSVAKALEGFRHQLADTKRLEGEARHQREQAELQRSRSETERAESGALQRDIVARLGNGLSHLASGDLAFRITDEFPGEYAQLKRDFNATMESLEETIRTVNHSVVNIGSGTSEISNAANDLSHRTEQQAASLEETAAALDQLTSQVNASAENAKVAAKSVEVASSDAGRSGEVVQKAIAAMRGIEQSSHEVSRIIGVIDEIAFQTNLLALNAGVEAARAGDAGKGFAVVAQEVRELAQRSANAAKEIKTLINTSAGQVREGVDLVGKAGSALEKIAEQVVQINSLIRQISSSASEQAVGLKEINSAVNQMDQVTQQNAAMVEETTAASMALNDEAGALSALVSRFRVAQQAPAQSSSEMLRGAAERMRAAERPASPPPAAKDSRTATARTGSYSTSTQRVLAQTSGANALAHDNWEEF; this is translated from the coding sequence ATGTTCAAGTTCCAAGCCAAATCACTGGCGACCAAACTGATCGCTGTGACAGGCGGTACGATCGCACTCGTGCTGCTCGCCTCGAATTTCGTTCTCATCTCCCAGACACAGGATCGCGTCGAGACGCTGGTCTTCGATGGAGCTCAGGCCGAAGCACGAGCCATCGCCTCCGACATTGCGGGAAGCGTCGGCGAACTCGCCGCCGCCGCGCGCACCATGTCGGGAGTGCTTGGCCGCGGTCACGCCGGAAAATCGACCGATCGCGTCGGCGCGATCAACCTCCTCAAGGCCAATCTCGAGCAGCACAGCTTTGCGTTCGGCAGTTGGTTCGCGGAAGAGCCGAAGGCATATGATGGGCGCCAGGAAGACGTGGTCAACAACAAGGAACTTGGCGGCAACGAGGAAGGCGTCTTCACGCCCTATTGGTCGAAGGACCGCAACGGCGAAGCGCAGTTCTCGACCTTCAAGGCGGACTATGCCGCCGAGTGGTACAGCCTGGCTGCCAAGAGCGGCAAGGGTGCAATCACCCAGCCCTACCTCGCCGAAGGGACCGACGTCCCCACCACGATGAGCTCGATCGCCTATCCGGTGATGTCCGACGGCAAGCTGATCGGCGTCTCCGGCGTCGACATTTCGCTCGCCTCGCTCGCCGATGACCTCGCAAAGCTCAAGCCTTTCGGCACGGGCCGGGTCTACCTTCTGTCACAGAGCGGCAAATGGCTCGTGTCGCCGATCCCCGATCTGTTGACGAAAGACTATGACGGCGAAGGCGCCGATATCGTCAAGGACGCCCTGTCGTCGGCGACGTCCGGCATGATCAAGAACCTCACTTATGACGGAAACGAGCCCTTCGATCGCGTCGTCTATCCCTTCAAGCTGCCCAACGTGAATGCCAACTGGGTCGTGCTCGTCGATGTGCCGCACACGGCAATCAACGCGCCGGTCCGCGATCAGACCTATATGATGATCCTCGGCGGTCTTGTCGTCCTCGGCGCCGTGCTCGCCGGCCTCTATTTCGCAGTTCGCGGCTTCGTGCAGAAACCGCTGGCAGGCCTTGTCAGCGACGTTCAGACGCTCAGCAACGGCGACTATACCCGGCCGATCGCCGGCCAGGATCGCTCGGACGAAACCGGTTCCGTTGCCAAGGCGCTGGAAGGCTTCCGCCATCAGCTCGCTGACACCAAGCGCCTCGAAGGAGAAGCCCGCCACCAGCGCGAGCAGGCGGAATTGCAACGCAGCCGCTCGGAAACCGAGCGCGCCGAGAGCGGTGCCCTGCAGCGCGATATCGTCGCCCGCCTCGGCAACGGCCTGTCGCATCTTGCATCCGGCGACCTCGCCTTCCGCATCACCGACGAATTCCCTGGTGAATACGCGCAGCTGAAGCGTGACTTCAACGCGACCATGGAGAGCCTCGAGGAGACCATCCGGACCGTCAATCACTCGGTCGTCAACATCGGCAGCGGTACCTCCGAGATCAGCAATGCCGCCAACGACCTGTCGCACCGGACGGAACAGCAGGCCGCGAGCCTCGAAGAAACCGCAGCCGCCCTCGACCAGCTCACCTCCCAGGTGAACGCCAGCGCCGAGAACGCCAAGGTCGCGGCAAAATCGGTCGAGGTGGCTAGCAGCGACGCCGGGCGGTCCGGCGAGGTCGTGCAGAAGGCAATCGCGGCCATGCGGGGTATCGAGCAATCCTCCCACGAAGTCAGCCGGATCATCGGCGTTATCGATGAGATCGCCTTCCAGACGAACCTGCTGGCGCTTAACGCAGGCGTCGAGGCTGCGCGCGCCGGTGACGCCGGCAAGGGTTTCGCGGTCGTCGCCCAGGAGGTCCGCGAGCTTGCACAGCGCTCGGCAAACGCTGCGAAGGAGATCAAGACGCTGATCAACACCTCCGCAGGCCAGGTCCGCGAGGGCGTAGACCTTGTTGGCAAGGCGGGCAGCGCGCTCGAGAAGATCGCCGAGCAGGTGGTGCAGATCAACAGCCTGATCCGCCAGATCTCAAGTTCCGCCTCGGAACAGGCGGTCGGCCTGAAGGAGATCAATTCCGCCGTCAACCAGATGGATCAGGTGACCCAGCAGAACGCGGCGATGGTCGAAGAAACGACGGCCGCCAGCATGGCGCTGAACGACGAAGCCGGCGCATTGAGCGCGCTGGTCTCCCGGTTCCGTGTCGCTCAGCAGGCGCCGGCGCAATCCTCGTCCGAGATGTTGCGCGGTGCAGCCGAGCGGATGCGCGCGGCGGAACGTCCCGCCTCTCCTCCGCCTGCCGCTAAAGACAGCCGGACCGCCACGGCACGCACCGGCAGCTATTCGACATCGACGCAGCGCGTCCTTGCCCAGACATCCGGTGCCAACGCGCTCGCCCACGACAATTGGGAAGAGTTCTGA
- a CDS encoding Hsp20 family protein → MSRITPFTSPLLLGFDTMEKTLERIAKGNDGYPPYNIERIRGDASSDAPERLRITLAVAGFSEEDLDVTTEENQLVIRGRQVDTGERDYLHRGIAARQFQRTFVLADGMKVLGAELRNGLLSVDLVRPEPVRMVKKINISVPE, encoded by the coding sequence ATGAGCAGGATCACGCCCTTTACCAGCCCGCTACTGCTGGGCTTTGACACGATGGAAAAGACCCTTGAGCGCATCGCCAAGGGCAATGACGGATATCCACCCTATAATATCGAGCGCATTCGCGGCGACGCATCTTCGGATGCGCCGGAACGGCTGCGGATCACGCTCGCCGTCGCCGGCTTCTCCGAGGAGGACCTGGACGTCACGACGGAAGAAAACCAGCTGGTCATTCGCGGCCGCCAGGTCGATACGGGCGAGCGGGATTACCTGCACCGCGGCATTGCCGCCCGGCAGTTCCAGCGCACCTTTGTTCTCGCAGACGGCATGAAGGTCCTCGGGGCCGAGTTGCGCAACGGTCTTCTCTCAGTCGACCTCGTGCGGCCCGAACCGGTCCGTATGGTAAAGAAAATTAACATTTCCGTCCCAGAGTAG
- a CDS encoding helix-turn-helix domain-containing protein, whose translation MIENKKKPNPIDIHVGSRIRLRRTMLGMSQEKLGEALGITFQQIQKYEKGTNRVGASRLQNISSILNVPVSFFFEDAPGEGAGGVSGMAETSSSNYVVDFLSSSEGLQLNRAFVKISDPKVRRKLVDLVKALAAEAEAE comes from the coding sequence ATGATTGAAAACAAGAAGAAGCCGAACCCGATCGACATCCATGTCGGGAGCAGGATTCGCCTCCGCCGGACGATGCTCGGCATGAGCCAGGAAAAGCTCGGCGAAGCCCTGGGGATCACCTTCCAGCAGATCCAGAAATACGAGAAGGGAACGAACCGCGTCGGCGCGAGCCGGTTGCAGAACATTTCTTCAATTCTCAACGTCCCGGTATCGTTCTTCTTCGAGGATGCTCCTGGGGAAGGCGCCGGCGGCGTATCCGGCATGGCTGAGACCTCAAGTTCCAACTACGTGGTTGATTTCCTGTCGTCCTCCGAAGGACTTCAGCTCAACCGCGCCTTCGTCAAGATTTCCGACCCTAAGGTGCGCCGGAAGCTGGTGGATCTGGTAAAGGCATTGGCCGCCGAGGCTGAAGCCGAATAA